A single genomic interval of Anthonomus grandis grandis chromosome 17, icAntGran1.3, whole genome shotgun sequence harbors:
- the LOC126746214 gene encoding uncharacterized protein LOC126746214 yields MILWYPASVLFVLFHLSQAAARVPHFNEYAVETMRLTKNLENADSINEPNTESKTLSGSVDVQLERKPVALDSKLFNNVMINSKLNIDSKAESRGKKHKVKKVLLPLLTFVVLKAMTVVPFLIGALALKAWNGLQLSLFAFIIASGLTIFQLCQKLAMDQNVPVILDHPPVARRSLDADVHGKAYAAYLQ; encoded by the exons atgattttatggtATCCTGCTAGTGTTCTATTTGTGTTGTTTCATTTATCGCAAGCCGCTGCCCGAGTGCcccattttaatgaatatgcCGTAGAAACAATG cgTTTAACGAAAAATCTGGAAAACGCAGATAGTATAAATGAACCAAATACTGAAAGCAAAACATTAAGTGGGTCTGTAGACGTTCAGTTGGAGAGAAAACCGGTCGCATTAGATTCAAAGctatttaataatgtaatgaTTAATTCAAAACTGAACATCGACTCAAAGGCGGAAT caCGTGGCAAGAAGCACAAGGTTAAAAAGGTGCTCTTACCTTTATTGACCTTCGTTGTCCTGAAAGCCATGACCGTAGTACCTTTCCTTATTGGAGCACTTGCCCTTAAAGCATGGAATGGCTTGCAATTATCACTATTTGCGTTTATCATCGCATCAGGATTAACGATTTTTCAGTTATGTCAGAAACTAGCCATGGATCAAAATGTACCAGTTATTTTGGACCATCCACCAGTTGCGAGAAGATCTTTAGATGCTGATGTTCATGGGAAAGCATATGCTGCTTATTTGCAATAA